The Phaenicophaeus curvirostris isolate KB17595 chromosome 15, BPBGC_Pcur_1.0, whole genome shotgun sequence genome window below encodes:
- the AFAP1L1 gene encoding actin filament-associated protein 1-like 1, producing MDRLSVLDQLLPELSILLKLLDHEYLSATTQEKKLAVSTILQKLQPPTGKDVDYMYVNTASLSNGTSFVESLFEEFDCDLRDLQDMQEEEGDTSDSVGLELVSRQTEKSVPVDPAPPLPTTPPPEDYYEEALPLGPGKAPEYITSRNSSSPPNSIEDGYYEDADSNYPVTRMNGEQKNSYNDSDAMSSSYESYDEEEEEGKGQQLTHQWPSEEASMNLVKDCRICAFLLRKKRFGQWAKQLTIIRDSKLLCYKSSKDQQPHMEVPLVSCNVIYVPKDGRRKKHELRFSLPGAEALVLAVQSKEQAEEWLKVIKEASSPAAGGMEAPTSPVMPCKMDLDKRLSQEKHTSDSDSVATGETSSPASRRDPSEHGKGKKSGLADLKGSVSRAAGKKITRIISFSKKKPSSEDTQTSCTEEDIPCSGYLSVLVNQCWKERWCRLKGNTLYFHKDRTDLRTHVNAIVLRGCEVVPGLGPKHPFAFRILRNGQEVAALEASCSEDLGRWLGLLLVEMGSQTAPEALHYDYVDVETIANIVTAVRHSYLWASSSQDHRPDSSRVVYDDVPYEKVQAEEEPARPAGAQVKRHASSCSEKSRRVDPQVKVKRHASNANQYRYGKNRAEEDARRFLTEKEKLEKEKASIRNELMLLRKEKRELREAMKGSTGSKLQDLEQRVAVLEEQCRQKEEYRVDLELKLTEVKERLKQSLAGGPALGLAVTSKAENEEATNKPNGSPPEHLVPVNCAAELRKRSPSILPANKGNVLRKAKEWEKKQT from the exons TGCTGGACCAGCTCCTGCCAGAGCTCAGCATCTTGCTTAAACTGCTGGACCACGAGTACCTGAGTGCCACCACACAGGAGAAGAAGCTGGCTGTCTCCACTAtcctgcagaagctgcagcCACCCACAG gGAAAGATGTGGACTACATGTATGTCAACACAGCATCCCTGAGCAATGGCACCAGCTTCGTGGAATCTCTCTTCGAGGAGTTTG ACTGTGACCTGCGGGATCTCCAGGAcatgcaggaggaggagggggacacCAGTGACAGCGTTGGCTTGGAGCTGGTgagcagacagacagaaaaaagc GTGCCTGTGGATCCTGCTCCACCACTGCCCACCACTCCGCCGCCTGAGGATTACTATGAGGAAGCCCTGCCCCTGGGGCCTGGCAAGGCTCCCGAGTACATCACCTCCCGCA AcagctccagcccccccaaCTCCATAGAGGATGGCTATTACGAGGATGCAGACAGCAATTACCCAGTCACCAGGATGAACGGGGAACAAAAAAACTCTT ACAATGACTCGGATGCGATGAGCAGCTCTTACGAGTCGTatgatgaggaggaggaggaggggaagggccAGCAGCTGACACACCAGTGGCCATCGGAGGAAGCCTCCATGAACCTGGTGAAGGACTGCAGAATTTGTGCTTTCCTATTGCGCAAGAAGCGTTTTGGACAGTGGGCCAAGCAGCTCACCATCATACGGGACAGCAAACTGCTG TGCTACAAAAGCTCCAAGGACCAGCAGCCACACATGGAGGTGCCTCTGGTCTCCTGCAACGTCATCTACGTCCCTAAGGACGGGCGACGCAAGAAGCATGAGCTGCGGTTCTCGCTGCCAGGGGCTGAAGCACTGGTGCTGGCCGTGCAGAGCAAGGAGCAAgcggaggagtggctgaag GTGATAAAAGAAGCCAGCAGTCCAGCAGCAGGTGGGATGGAAGCTCCCACCTCCCCAGTGATGCCATGCAAGATGGACCTGGATAAG CGGCTGTCGCAGGAGAAACACACCTCTGACTCGGACAGTGTGGCGACGGGTGAGACCAGCTCCCCAGCATCCCGCAGAGATCCCAGTGAGCATG GGAAAGGCAAAAAGAGTGGCTTGGCTGACCTGAAGGGCTCAGTGAGCCGGGCAGCAGGGAAGAAGATCACCAGGATCATCAGCTTCTCCAAGAAGAAGCCTTCCTCTGAGGACACGCAGACCTCCTGCACCGAGGAGGACATCCCCTGCAGTG GCTACCTCAGCGTCCTGGTTAACCAGTGCTGGAAGGAGCGCTGGTGTCGCCTGAAGGGCAACACGCTCTACTTCCACAAGGACCGCACTGACCTGCGGACCCACGTGAACGCCATCGTCCTCCGGGGCTGTGAGGTGGTCCCGGGTCTGGGCCCCAAACACCCCTTCGCCTTCCGCATCCTTCGCAATGGGCAGGAGGTGGCCGCACTGGAG GCGAGCTGCTCTGAAGACTTGGGCCGCTGGCTGGGTCTTCTCTTGGTGGAGATGGGCTCACAGACGGCACCGGAGGCATTGCACTACGACTATGTGGACGTGGAGACAATTGCCAACATAGTGACGGCTGTGAGGCACTCCTACCT ATGGGCCAGCTCCTCCCAGGACCACCGGCCAGATTCCTCCCGTGTGGTGTACGATGACGTCCCCTATGAGAAGGTTCAG gctgaggaGGAGCCAGCGCGGCCGGCAGGAGCCCAGGTGAAGCGTCATGCCTCCTCCTGCAGTGAGAAGTCACGGCGGGTGGACCCACAAGTCAAAGTGAAGAGGCACGCATCAA ATGCCAACCAGTACAGGTACGGGAAGAACCGGGCTGAGGAGGACGCCCGACGATTTCTGACAgagaaggagaagctggagaaggagaaagcgTCGATCCGCAATGAGCTGATGTtgctaaggaaagaaaagcgAGAGCTGCGGGAGGCAATGAAAGGCAGCACAG GGTCAAAGCTGCAGGACCTGGAGCAGCGGGTGgcagtgctggaggagcagTGCCGGCAAAAAGAGGAGTATCGTGTGGACCTGGAGCTCAAGCTGACAGAAGTGAAGGAGCGGCTGAAGCAGTCGCTGGCTGGAGGGCCAGCCCTGGGGCTGGCTGTGACCAGCAAGGCTGAGAATGAG GAAGCTACAAACAAGCCAAACGGGAGCCCCCCTGAGCACTTGGTGCCTGTTAACTGTGCAGCTGAACTGAGGAAGAGAAGTCCCTCCATCCTCCCTGCCAACAAGGGAAACGTGCTACGGAAAGCCAAG GAATGGGAAAAGAAGCAGACTTAA
- the GRPEL2 gene encoding grpE protein homolog 2, mitochondrial, with product MAARSLRSFATALGAQRRGSLYFRESPCVFSTAAQQRSTGDECGPEDPREEPRHPLSDCALEHKAIKLEEQVRDLTERYRKALADSENVRRRTQKFVEDAKLFGIQSFCRDLVEVADILEKTTESAAEEAEPSNPNPTLKKIYEGLSLIEAKLQSVFAKHGLQKMNPVGGKYDPYDHEIVCHVPAEGLQPGTIALVTQDGYKLHGRTIRHALVGVAVESQE from the exons ATGGCCGCCCGCTCCCTGCGGAGCTTCGCCACCGCCCTCGGCGCGCAGCGGCGCGGCAG TTTGTATTTCAGGGAATCCCCATGTGTTTTCAGcactgcagctcagcagagaaGCACAGGAGATGAGTGTGGCCCAGAAGATCCCCGTGAGGAGCCCAGGCATCCTCTTTCTGACTGTGCCTTAGAGCACAAAGCCATCAAATTGGAAGAACAAGTCCGGGATTTAACT GAACGGTACCGGAAAGCTTTGGCAGATTCTGAGAATGTCCGGAGGAGAACACAGAAGTTTGTGGAAGATGCCAAGCTCTTTG GGATCCAGAGTTTCTGCAGGGACCTTGTGGAGGTAGCAGATATCTTGGAGAAGACTACCGAGAgtgctgcagaagaagcagagcCTAGTAATCCAAATCCAACcctgaagaaaatatatgaagGCCTCTCTCTCATAGAGGCCAAATTGCAAAGTGTATTTGCCAAACACGGCCTTCAGAAGATGAACCCTGTTGGTGGCAAGTATGATCCGTATGACCATGAAATAGTCTGCCATGTGCCAGCTGAGGGGTTGCAGCCGGGCACAATAGCACTGGTGACTCAGGATGGATATAAACTCCATGGTCGCACTATCAGACACGCGCTTGTCGGTGTGGCAGTAGAGTCACAGGAATGA
- the PCYOX1L gene encoding prenylcysteine oxidase-like — translation MAALSLPLLLLLLLLLLPPPLPAARAPPRTIAVVGAGLGGSAVAYFLQQHFGPQVQLDVYEPAGVGGRLATVTVNKQQYESRGATIHALSLHMQDFVKILGLKHRREVAGKSAIFSGEHFVLEETDWYLLNLFRLWWHYGISFLRLQMWVEEVMEKFMRIYKYQAHGYAFSTLEELLRSLGGDTFVNMTQRSVAESLLEVGVTQRFVDDVIAAVLRSSYGQSVLVPAFAGAMSLAGAQGSTWAVEGGNKLVCSGLLKLTKANVIPARVTGISLHSSEGRALYQVHYEGSEGPGSAFYDMVVVTTPLHPSRSNFTFENFEPSIADFPGAFQPSVTSVVHGYLNSSYFGFPDPKLFPFASILTTDTPSLFFNVMDNICPVNISAAFRRKQPQEAAVWRVLSQQPLDKQQLKTLFRSYYSVQVTEWQSYPRYDAARSLPPIVLHENLFYLSGVEWVASSMEMIAVAAKNVALLAYNRWHQDLDKIDQKDLMHKVKTEL, via the exons ATGGCCGCGCTCAGCCTCccgctgctgctcctgctcctgctgctgctgctgccgccgccgctgcccgcCGCCCGCGCCCCACCGCGAACCATTG CCGTCGTGGGCGCCGGGCTGGGCGGCTCGGCCGTCGCCTATTTCCTGCAGCAGCACTTCGGGCCGCAGGTGCAGCTGGACGTGTACGAGCCGGCGGGCGTGGGCGGCCGGCTGGCCACCGTCACCGTCAACAAGCAGCAGTATGAAAGCCGAGGAGCCACCATCCACGCTCTCAGCCTCCACATGCAGGACTTCGTCAAGATCCTGG GCCTCAAGCACCGGCGTGAGGTGGCAGGGAAAAGTGCCATATTCAGCGGGGAGCACTTCGTCCTGGAGGAGACCGACTGGTACCTGCTCAACCTCTTCCGTCTCTGGTGGCACTACGGCATCAGCTTCCTGCGCCTGCAGATGTGGGtggaggaggtgatggagaagTTCATGAG GATCTACAAGTACCAGGCACACGGCTACGCCTTCTCCaccctggaggagctgctgcgcTCGCTGGGGGGTGACACCTTTGTCAACATGACACAGCGCTCAGTGGCCGAGTCCCTGCTGGAGGTGGGCGTCACGCAGCGCTTTGTGGACGATGTCATCGCTGCTGTCCTGCGCTCCAGCTACGGGCAGTCGGTGCTGGTGCCCGCCTTCGCAG gAGCCATGTCGCTGGCGGGGGCCCAGGGCAGCACCTGGGCAGTGGAAGGAGGCAACAAGCTGGTGTGCTCGGGTCTGCTGAAGCTGACCAAGGCCAACGTCATCCCGGCCAGGGTGACGGGCATCTCTCTGCACAGCTCGG AGGGAAGAGCCCTGTACCAGGTGCACTACGAGGGCAGTGAAGGCCCTGGCTCGGCTTTCTATGATATGGTGGTGGTGACgactcccctgcaccccagcaggAGTAACTTCACCTTTGAGAACTTTGAGCCATCCATTGCTGACTTCCCGGGAGCCTTCCAGCCCTCTGTCACCTCCGTGGTGCACGGCTACCTCAACTCTTCCTACTTCGGCTTCCCCGACCCCAAGCTCTTCCCCTTCGCCAGCATCCTCACCACCGACACCCCCAGCCTCTTCTTCAACGTCATGGACAACATCTGTCCTGTCAACATCTCAGCAGCTTTCCGTCGCAAGCAGCCCCAGGAGGCCGCGGTGTGGCGCGTCCTCTCCCAGCAGCCACTGgacaagcagcagctgaagaccCTCTTCAGGTCCTACTACTCCGTGCAGGTGACGGAGTGGCAGTCGTATCCCCGCTACGATGCTGCCAGGTCCCTCCCACCCATCGTGCTGCACGAAAACCTCTTCTACCTCAGCGGTGTGGAGTGGGTGGCCAGCTCCATGGAGATGATAGCCGTGGCAGCCAAGAACGTGGCCCTGCTGGCTTACAACCGCTGGCATCAGGACCTGGACAAAATTGACCAGAAGGACTTGATGCACAAGGTGAAGACAGAGCTGTGA
- the IL17B gene encoding interleukin-17B, with protein sequence MVLVPEAKDQSKAAKGRRRGSVRPPPATPALAWAPDDSYTSMSDYEHSIQDMVHQLRNSSEPGDTKCQVNLRLWRSNRRSLSPWAYSINHDATRIPADIPEAQCLCTGCINPFTMQEDRTMASIPIYSRLPVRRLLCQAPGEAGHKPSGKKCHKKYQMVMETIAVACTCIF encoded by the exons ATGGTCCTGGTCCCTGAAGCAAAGGACCAAAGCAAGGCAGCGAAAGGCAGGAGAAGAGGCTCAGTGCGCCCCCCACCAGCCACCCCGGCCCTGGCCTGGGCCCCAGATGACTCCTACACCTCCATGTCAGACTACGAACACAGCATCCAGGACATGGTGCACCAGCTGAGGAACAGCTCCGAGCCAGGAGACACCAAGTGCCAGGTCAACCTGAGGCTCTGGAGGTCCAACAGGAGGAGCCTGTCCCCCTGGGCCTACAG catAAACCACGATGCGACGCGGATCCCGGCAGACATCCCAGAAGCCCAATGTCTCTGCACTGGCTGCATCAACCCGTTCACAATGCAGGAGGACCGCACCATGGCCAGCATCCCCATCTACAGCCGCCTGCCCGTCCGCCGGCTGCTCTGCCAGGCGCCAGGCGAGGCTGGGCACAAGCCCTCCGGGAAGAAGTGTCACAAGAAGTACCAGATGGTCATGGAGACCATTGCTGTGGCCTGCACATGCATCTTCTGA